One genomic region from Ovis canadensis isolate MfBH-ARS-UI-01 breed Bighorn chromosome 24, ARS-UI_OviCan_v2, whole genome shotgun sequence encodes:
- the ARL6IP1 gene encoding ADP-ribosylation factor-like protein 6-interacting protein 1 — MAEGDNRSTNLLAAETASLEEQLQGWGEVMLMADKILRWERAWFPPAIMGVVSLVFLTIYYLDPSVLSGVSCFVMFLCLADYLVPILAPRIFGSNKWTTEQQQRFHEICSNLVKTRRRAVGWWKRLFTLKEEKPKMYFMTMIISLAAVAWVGQQVHNLLLTYLIVTFLLLLPGLNQHGIISKYIGMAKREINKLLKQKEKKNE, encoded by the exons ATGGCGGAAGGAGATAATCGCAGCACCAATCTGCTG GCTGCAGAGACTGCAAGTCTGGAAGAGCAGCTGCAAGGATGGGGAGAAGTGATGCTGATGGCAGATAAAATCCTCCGATGGGAAAGAGCCTGGTTTCCACCTGCCATTATGGGTGTGGTTTCTTTGGTGTTTCT gactATCTACTATCTAGATCCATCTGTTCTATCTGGTGTttcctgttttgttatgtttttgtGCTTGGCTGACTACCTTGTTCCCATTCTAGCACCTAGAATTTTTGGCTCCAATAAATG GACCACCGAGCAACAGCAAAGATTCCATGAAATTTGCAGCAATCTAGTGAAAACTCGACGCAGAGCTGTGGGCTGGTGGAAACGCCTCTTTACACTAAAGGAAGAAAAGCCTAAAATG taCTTCATGACCATGATCATTTCCCTTGCTGCGGTTGCTTGGGTGGGACAGCAAGTCCACAACCTCCTTCTCACCTACCTGATAG tgaCTTTCTTACTTTTGCTTCCTGGACTGAACCAACATGGGATCATTTCGAAATACATTGGAATGGCCAAAAGAGAGATAAACAAGCTtctcaaacaaaaagaaaagaaaaatgaataa